gtggaggggcaaagcccctaaacttttgaaagtgagggggcagttgtcctcttttgtaataaaataatgcaaatggtAATGTAAATAGGTTTTTAACTATCTTTGCTTTTGGTGAGTCCCCCCTCACAAAAAGTTCTTTCCCCCAATTACAGTACTGTTCTAAGCTCAACAAAAAAAGcgcattttttttctcctttgcagAAGGTATTTAGTTTTGTTTACTCAATCATAGAGAATAGCacgttaaaaagaaaaagtgttaaGCAATTGGAATGTGTTATCAGGATATTCGaaaagaatgaattttatttcGCACAATATAAAACTACttgtttataaaatgaatttcaaatgtaGGGATGCCCAcgtcgggggaggggggagattcaTGGCGCAGCTGCGccactgaaatatttaaaggggTTGGTTGTTTTAAAAGGGATCCCTTTTTTTAGAGGGGGGGCTTTGTAATATTGGAGGGGGTACGCTCTCGCTCTTAGGGGAGCATCCCTGTTAAATACGTAATAGTTAAACTTCAACTCTGAATGACGACAAACTAGTTAAATGTCATCCTGCTTTTCTGTTCTAGAGTTTCAGAAGATAAGACACCTTTCCATTTGTagataaacaaaacaaattaatcACGTTCCAAGTACATTTGGATAGGATCAGTGCCAAGCACGTCGAAGTTGGCGCAATGCTTACACCAAGATTTCTGTGGGCAAAATATTCACATTCGGTATTTTCGGAACAGCGAGAGATAGCGGAAGAAATCCTCTTAAACCTATTATTAGCTTTCCTCCAGTTGAAGGCAACAGCTCTCTGTTCTATTACTCTTCCGTGTCGCATTCTTGAATTTCACGCATATAGCATTTGATCGCATTCCTTGTGCTACCTGACGGGAATAGGACCCTCTGTGTTTTGTTGATCCACGTATAACTTGGACCTGAGTCGACAAGTTTAATACTCCCAGCATCTCCTGAGATTAGGATACGTGTCTGTTTCGAATTTGGAGATTTTTGTAAACAGAACTCCTTGGTGGAATGATACCGATGATGTCTCAAGAAAACATTTAAGGTAAGTTCGGCTAATCGAATGTTTACTTTTGATCCCATCCCCCGACGCAAAAAGAAGGGACGTCATAAGATTAACTTGTGTGTCTGTGGCATTGCAACACCTAAtaaatgaaccgattttgatattgttttttttttcttttttttggaaaatagctTGCTTGAGGGTTCTTGACCAGTAGTATCCAATCTGCGGTCCACGGGCCATACGTGGACCgatgttacatattttttcttttgtttgtttgtttttgaaagGTGACTTGATTGAGAGTGGTCTTAACCAGTGGCCCTCTACCAACGGCACGTGGGTCATACGTGACCCGTTGTTACTTTCAGTGCTACAAATCGAAAACTGTTCTGGAGACTTTCAAAACAACTGATCGTCTTCGGTATTGAGAATGattgtttcaaattttcagccAAATTGCCAGAAAATGGTTTCTGGAATACAAGTGGTTACTTTTGTATCAATAAAatctgtaccttagagccagaaggacgtaactccaaaaattgcgattttccgtttattagtgcattgcatgtagaagccgattccacatcgagccatacgaatgtatttctttaaaaataacaacgataaaattaaaaaaaaaccccgactgagtcgcaattgtagaatcaagagggaagattgaaaatcctttaaaaagcctcatgctattaaaaatcaatgtcaattttttttttttttttttgctattaaatataaactggcaacagataaaaattttaaataattgcttttaatttccttgtcgggcAACAATGAATTCGgatatcaatcgcgtgaataaaggcttaatcgttattaaaatctgcttttaaaaaaacgtaaattcGAATTCTCTGAAACATGGAAGTTCGAAACACATTCTACCAGACgtggaaaaaaattctatttattttggtattaaatttttaactatgttttcactgcaaaaatctcAAAAgactttttagaggtttttaattaatatcttcgttaattaatatcatccaaagatgcaacctagctaagacaggggtgattgtgagttcatcaaaaaatacctgaaagtttcaaagcgagaacggggtggtggggggggggggaatctttggcccctattacttaagtgcacctttgccatagtactaaatagttctgagtcaaaatattgtgtgtacatttgattaaatttttaatgggttacaatgttacttttgagctggtgttatgcAAATTATCTtaacatttgtccatcttaagggattggtgtccatcttaaggctcttgcactTGATGAGtactacataaataaaaaaaatgcggaGATagagagataaaagcataacaaaaaaaaacataattccggtattttcggacataaaaataccggaaatacgtccgaaaataccggaaattcggtaaaataccggaacacaatcacccctgctaaGAGCACTCTCGATCAACTATCCTTTCGAACTTTTTTGtaccacagacagacacacagatacgtcaaacttataacccccttcctttgtgtgtcaggggttaaaaaatccttttaaatttttaccagggttaaaagagcatcaggcatcccatcctttgcatgcgccagaaaaaaagtttttttcttttccctgaaaaattatcataatgtgacttacgtccttctgacaCTGAGGCAGAGAAATAAGCCTGCAGTAATAACAATTTtcggtttgtaattttctttccttttctgtgTTTGATgtctagaaaaaaattaaatatgtttaaattttatttctggtCCGCGAAATTCATCTCAATATGAGACGAGGCATTaaggtaaaaaataaagttgGGCACAACTGTGTTCTTAGCTATAATTCATTTGAGTCGctggttttatttaaatttgtaattcaatattagtttttgtgTTCATCAATGTTAGATAATGATAAGGAAGGGTaaagaaatgaaaagataaaCCTCTGATACAGttcttcagatttaaaaaaaaaagaaaaaaaagagagagagaaaaaaagaaatcatattgATTTGAATACTATTTGCACTAGAAACACCTGATTCCgtatttatcagatttttttattatgaataacgtaggggaatgtggggcaaagtgaaatggtgaaatatgtactccgcttttagcgccacttacctagtaatattttaacaatgtaataaCATATGTAGTCCAAGAAACATATGTAGCcccattccagtcaagaaaaaattagctCTGAAAATCAAACATATGATAATATAGGCAGTTTTCAataattgatactcaaattgtaatatgttgttctaagtcaaaaattattttgatattatcaaatgataaagtttttgttgttaacattttaaatattaattaggaCCTCCTAATATTCGGTGtagcatttatttagttaatatttagcttatttatatttttaataattttcacaattagtcaagagcatgcagggcaaagtgaaattgttcattttgtttactcattcaatcttttactaaatcactaacgtattcatttattaattaatttatttacattccttcatttaataattcacttattaattcattcatttacttattcattttcactttattcactcatttgtttttcctcatgctttaattaatttatttattagtttactcTTTCGTTATCTCTTTCTTTATTCGATTATTGTCTTATGTGCTTTAGTTTGTCAAAACATGTTTTTcagatttgaataaaaaatatttcattcgaaaatatttcattttttactttgacccatgaaaaaaaaaagtgaaattttttcactttttttcaaggCACAATTTTActcccaaaaataaaataatcctaATGTTTCAACACTAGTTTGATTCTAAAATACAATAGTCTTTCTTTATGTactctaattttcaaaattcatatttgttcatttttaaaaagctcagtcatcttaactatttcactttgccccacattcccctattttgTAAAATAGTCATTAATGCATTTTTCGTACGGGCTTCTCAGATTTAAATGAATTTTGAGACTTCAAATGACAGCCAGCAGCTAGCAATGTTTATCTCATCTAATAACTCTCACCCAgcatcaaaatttaactttaccgATTTTCATGTTATTTTGGTTCAGCCGTTGCTTAGCAATTAAATCCAGAAGAATCTACGCTGTAAtgttaaattgttttttgatgtttaacattttaaatgaacatttgcaaaaattgttttttttttcttttttttttgtcgtttttgCGCGTAGCTtaaccaggggcgtgcacgggggagGGGAGCACCTGTTGaccaaggaggggggggggcaagcttcAAAATGAggggtgatatatatatatatatatatatatagtatatacactcaagagccaaaacattatgaccacctctACATTTTGCAATGAATTCGCCTGGATGACGTGGAAGGCACGTGATCAGGTGGGAGTGGTATTTAACTGCTGCTGGAGAGTCTGAACAATCATTCTTTCACTTAATTCTGTGTGTGATGGGAAAGGCTGCAGATCTAAGCGACTTTGATAAAGGGCAGACTGTAATGGCTCGAAGGCTCggaacaagtatttcagaaactgcACGACTCGTGGGTTGTTCGCGACCTACAGTTGTAagtacttatgcaaagtggaTGAATGACGGCGAAaccagcagtagacgacatggtATTGGAAGTCCACACGCTATCGAAGAAAAAGGTCGTAGGAGACTGTCTCGCATGGTGCAGCAAAACCGGAGCCTGACAGTGGCTCAGCTGACAGCCCAATTCAATGCAGGGCCAAGTAGAATAGTATCGAAGCACACTGGTCAGCGGACACCGTTGGATATGGGGCTACGCAGCAAACTTCCCACTCGTGTGCCTATGCTAACCAAGCGTCACCGCCAACTGCGCCTGCGCTGGGCCCGGGAACATCGTGACTGGTCCATGGATCAGTGGGAGAGAGTTGCCTGGTCAGATGAATGACGTTTGGTCATGCATCATGGCGATGGCCGTGTCAGGATACGCCGTCTTCCGGGCGAACAGTTGCTCCCTTATTGTACAGTAGATCATACACAGGTCGGTGTTGGCGGTATTATGCTTTGGGGGACGTTCTCTTCGGCGTCTCTGGGACCCATGGTTGTGGCACAGCAGACCCTGAATGCCACAAGGGTATCTGAACATCATTGTGGACCAGTTGCACCCTTACATGGCTTCTGTTTTTCCAGCTGGAAATGGAATGTTCCAACAGGACAACTCCCCGTGTCACAAGGCTAAAATTGTGTTGGAGTGGTTCGAGGAACATGACGCTGAACTCCAGTTAATGTTCTGGCCGCCTAACTCACCGGATCTCGATCCGATAGAACACATTTGAGATGTCATGGGACGGCAACTCAGAGTTCAAAGACCACCAATTCGCAATATCTCGGATTTGCGTAACAATTGCTTAAACATCTGGTACAATCTGTCTCTGGCTATCTACCAAGGACTTGTGGCATCCATGCCAAGGCGGGTTGAAGCTGTGTTGCGCGTTAAAGGTGGGCCAACTCGTTATTGacaggtggtcataatgttttggctcttgagtgtatatatatatagtatatatatatatatatatatatatatatatatatatatatatatatatatatatatatatatatatatatatatagtatatatataggGAACAATATGGAGGAGGGGAGGAGGGCCCGTTAAAGTCATTTGTAAtgagctccaaaatttctgtgcacggccCTGAGCTTAACTGCCACGGTGACGGCACAGTTATTACTTCTTATAAAATCGTGGAGTAAATTAACCcaaccataaaaaaaattaacgtttgtaaaaatattaatttggctGTTGTGACCAACTGAATCGTTGAGTCCGAAAACCAGCGATCTCCACTTTTTTATTACcaaactgagattattttttctttgcaactcATCTGAATACACCTTTTAGCCTGAAAACAAGTCATCTCTTCTCACTAGTAATGAAAAATACTAAGCATTGATAAGGTTCAAGGTTCAATACTataccaaaatattattttttgggcAACAACGAATTTTAAACAACCTGaagtttttgttctttatttggTTCGAAAACATGCCTATCCTGGAGATGACTTGTAATCTAACTAGACCGTATGCACACTCATCAACCACAGTCATCGTCATCAACCACATCGCAGAAGTGCACTGTAGAAGAGGTAGTAACATATGAATggccacggggaagaatgatcatagtTTCAGACACACACAATAATTTCCAGTAGtgcatttttaaactttgaagtcCATTAGTCGTGCACGCtagttttaaactttttccaGTTATAACTCAGTGACTATGATCTTTCTTGCGAGTATCATCTTATGtatgtataatagccaattcactgatcgagtaatgctcctgatgtcaccaacaatgaaacatgcatgacggcattatttcattgttgaagaaccaaaaattcagtaaattgGTAGTGttttaaaatactaactgaattgtgttcacgaggtcaaaaggaaaagttattaattagtttaactgaaaatatatatattcttctatcttctagttccatttttcgaataaaatcttaatatataaaaatcaatgtcctgagataatatatatacatatatatatacatatatatatatatcaacgcacagccgaaaccgctgaagcttcagacttgaaatttggcaggcatgtccgcatgattacgaaagtaaccactaagaaaggatttttcgaaatctcaattagttcgggagaaattaattaaaacctcttaatttctgagaaattaaaacctgtcattgaattcaaatcccttattttcgaaggctttcctccattcaaatcattattcagtacttcatctcaacttttggtcgatagtgaactataaatttaatattgtttttgtttctcacgtgattcttcgaggcttttcttaagtcaaatAATTCGCAAATAATTTTCAGTATTACAGATCGGaccctttttttcttactttgtgtAAATTTTGTTGGCAAGCTGTTTTActattcaatttttggtttttaaataacATCATTTGTTTCTTGCAAATGTAATTAGAAaggtttaatttgttattttgtttgattttattataaaacttacttttttaaaaactcattgagGATGGAGCACATCAATGTGAACGGAACTATTCTTCCTCATCATGTCGTTAATATTACAGGTGATGGTGCATGTCTTTGCCGATCTCTTTCGTTTTTATTGTATAATAGTGAAGCTATGTTTAATGAAATTCGTGCTACCATAGTTAATTACGTTTATAATCATTGGGATCAATTTTCTATTATGTCATGTGATAAACACGGTAATAATTATGAAAGCTCCGAAGATTACTTAGTGGATATGTCGCAGGTTCATGTTTTTGGTGGATTCTGTGAATTATTCGCTGCTGGAGACATTTTTCAGTTcttatttgaagtttattttgaaggcaaattttatgcaaaatttggaAATGACACTTTTCCAGTGAGAAGACTGAAATTTAGTGGTGATCTTTCAAATGGACACTTTGATGTTTACATACCGGTAAATGAAGCCAGTATAGTCTCTGAAAGTAGCACAGAATCACTCCATAATACCACTGATTTTGAAAACActaaggaaaaaaggaaaaaaagacgaGCCAGATTTTCAAATGCTACACgtaaaaagcagttgaaaactgcggtcaaaaaatatcaacaaagtcACCCAGAAACTTTAGCTGCTGCTGTgaagaaatatcaaacaagtcacccagaagctttagctgctgctgtcaagaaatatcaaacaagtcacccagaagctttagctgctgctgtcaagaaatatcaaacaagtcaACCAGAAGCTGTAGCTGCTGCTGTGAAGAAATATCAAACAAGCCACCCAGAAGCTGTAGCTGCTGCTgtcaagaaatatcaaacaagcCACCCAGAAGCTGTAGCTGCTGCTgtcaagaaatatcaaacaagcCACTCAGAAGCTTTATCTGCTGCTgtcaagaaatatcaaacaagtcacccagaagctttagctgctgctgtcaagaaatgtcaaacaagtcacccagaagctttagctgcatcagtcaaaaaatataaaaaaaatcacccagAAGCTCAGAgatctgctcaaaaaaattatgagaaacaaaatcCTGGTTTACGAACTGAACGCCGTTTACGTCCATGGAACACGAAAACCTACTCAGGTTTTGCATATGATTGTAATACAGAATATGAAAATGATATTGGTACTATGGACAATAAATGCCCAGTGTGCCATGCAAAAAAGTTCAAACGTGAAAGCCCAGGTTTGTGCTGCAGCGGGGGTAAAGTACAGCTTCCACCACTACCACCTCCACCAGAACCACTGTATAGTTTGCTCATGGGCCATCATCCAGATCACCGCCATTTTATTGATCGTATTCGGCAATACAACGGATGTTTTCAAATGACATCGTTTGGAGCCAAGCAAATTAAGGAGACTGGTTTCATGCCAACATTCAAAGTTCAAGGACAAGTTTACCATTTGTGTGGAAGTTTGCTCCCAGAAACAGAGCAACAGGCTCAATTCTTACAGATATATTTCGTAGGTGATGATGAAAAAGAAGCTCACATAAGGTCACACAACTATCCTGGTGTCAAGCCAGACTTGGTAAAGCAACTTCAACATATGCTGCATGAAGTAAATAATTACATCAAGGATTTAAAAACTGCGTTAGATAAGGTGCCACTTGAGTGTCGAAATTTTCAAGTAATGATTCATGCAGATCGTATGCCTGCCAATGCACATAAAGGACGTTTCAATGCACCATCAGCCAACGAGGTGGCTCTGGTGATTGTAGGACAGCAGTTTCAGCAGAGAGACATCATCCTTGAAAGCCGCAATGCAAAACAGCAACGAATAAGCGAACTCCATAGGGCATATGATGCCCTGCAATATCCTCTCATGTTTTGCTATGGGGAAGATGGATATTCAGTTGATGTACTTCAGCAAGATACTGCTGATAAGTTGGGGCCTACTACTAAATTACCTGTCAAGAAAACTGTTTCTGCAGCTCAGTTTTATTCCTGGCGTATAATGTTACGAGATACAGAAGAAAATTATCTGTTACGCTACTGTGCTCTTCTAAGTCAATTTTTAGTTGATGAGTATGCTAAGATAGAAactgaaaaactgaattttctcaAATACAATCAAAGCAAACTGAGATCAGAGGAATACATTCATTTAAGAGATGAAGTAGGAAGGTATGATGCTGATCAAATAGGACAGAGAGTGGTATTACCATCATCGTTTATCGGTGGACCCCGTTACATGCACGAACGAGCTCAAGATGCCATGTCATATGTACGTCATTATGGAAGTTcagatttatttataactttcacGTGTAACCCAAAATGGAAAGAGATTCAGCGAGAATTGTATCCCGGACAGAAGCATTATCAACGTCATGACATCATTGCGAGAGTTTTCCATATGAAAGTGAAGGAGTTTATGGATCTTATAGTTAAAGGACAAGTTTTTGGTAAAGTTCGGTGTCACATGTTATCTGTAGAGTGGCAAAAACGAGGGTTGCCCCATATTCATTGCCTGCTGTGGCTGGAAGAAGCCATTACTGCTGATATGGTTGATAAAGTTGTGTGTGCTGAAATTCCAGATGTTGATCGTGATCCCCTTCTCTATGATATTGTTAAGGCTAATATGATTCATGGGCCATGCGGAAGAGTAAATACATTTTCTCCTTGCATGAAAGATGGTTGCTGCACAAAACGATATCCTCGCCCTTTCGTCCAAGAAACGCAGAGGGGACTAGATGGTTATCCTTTGTATCGTAGGAGAACTCCAGAGGACGGTGGTTTCACAGTTAATCTTAAAGGATTTCAGTTAGATAACAGATGGGTTGTACCATACAATCCCGTTTTGTTGCGTACTTTTGAATCTCATATCAATGTTGAGATAACGAATTCCGTAAAATCCATAAAGTATGTTTGCAAATACATCACTAAAGGAAATGATCAAGCAGCCTTCATTTTAAAGAATGATAAAGATATTGATGAGATAGAGATATACGAATCTGGCAGATATATCAGCAGTTCAGAAGCAGTGTGGAAAATATTGGGATTTCCTATTCATGAGAGATACCCTGCAGTA
This window of the Uloborus diversus isolate 005 chromosome 4, Udiv.v.3.1, whole genome shotgun sequence genome carries:
- the LOC129220983 gene encoding uncharacterized protein LOC129220983, producing MDNKCPVCHAKKFKRESPGLCCSGGKVQLPPLPPPPEPLYSLLMGHHPDHRHFIDRIRQYNGCFQMTSFGAKQIKETGFMPTFKVQGQVYHLCGSLLPETEQQAQFLQIYFVGDDEKEAHIRSHNYPGVKPDLVKQLQHMLHEVNNYIKDLKTALDKVPLECRNFQVMIHADRMPANAHKGRFNAPSANEVALVIVGQQFQQRDIILESRNAKQQRISELHRAYDALQYPLMFCYGEDGYSVDVLQQDTADKLGPTTKLPVKKTVSAAQFYSWRIMLRDTEENYLLRYCALLSQFLVDEYAKIETEKLNFLKYNQSKLRSEEYIHLRDEVGRYDADQIGQRVVLPSSFIGGPRYMHERAQDAMSYVRHYGSSDLFITFTCNPKWKEIQRELYPGQKHYQRHDIIARVFHMKVKEFMDLIVKGQVFGKVRCHMLSVEWQKRGLPHIHCLLWLEEAITADMVDKVVCAEIPDVDRDPLLYDIVKANMIHGPCGRVNTFSPCMKDGCCTKRYPRPFVQETQRGLDGYPLYRRRTPEDGGFTVNLKGFQLDNRWVVPYNPVLLRTFESHINVEITNSVKSIKYVCKYITKGNDQAAFILKNDKDIDEIEIYESGRYISSSEAVWKILGFPIHERYPAVIHLAVHLENGQRVYFTAQNIHNKVVKPPETTLSAFFNLCKIDEFARTLLYVEVPSYYVWQQNKKFTRRRRGEKIDQWPGIKKDSALGRVYTIHPNNVECYHLRLLLHHVRGPTSFSYLKTVSNVEYPTFKAACMAMGLLEDDKQWQYTIEEAILSSSSFKLRELFSVILVFCHPSDPRSLWEKYKDSFSEDIQFQHERQLQDSALSTKDKAYNQCLILIEDTVQTLGGQRLMDYGLPQPERFETNLQNREYMRETNFDLEDLKKKVHNAEVSLTGEQSSVYQKVLNSLESGDGLYPECAGKIIIPHALATVVTELPDLIAKIYPDVADIKNKPIEWLCERAILSPENDTAAEVNSILLKSFSGEDIYYKSFDTTTNRDDADEARK